The Desulfovibrio porci genome contains a region encoding:
- a CDS encoding sigma-54-dependent transcriptional regulator, with the protein MSTRRLLFLAPAQAITAIFPSLRDAGYELGIAENLKGASVFIRKSGPGVIFARPALPGFRVEDLLAVSAEDPNFPPVIVTTDKGSPEEAERLLGLGARDYWLEPLDVERIMAVAREPRKAAPVPPSSTLGGHRPQYAEGQGGPRIVGRHPAIARVLQLARQVAASKATVLITGESGTGKEMFARYLHAMSKRARGPFVAVNCAALPEHLLESELFGHEKGAFTGAIARKLGKFELATGGTLLLDEISEMDMALQAKLLRVLQEGEIDRVGGAETVRVDVRVLATTNRDLEDWVKQGKFRQDLYFRLNVIPLRLPSLRERGDDVLELARFFVDMYVREYKLPPVALGDAAVAWLKQYDFPGNVRELQNLMERAVLLANGRPVEPCHFLLENEAWPLFEEDIPDAGGEDSGDAAVAATSAASGQAPPAGGATPEAATGQFAGPVIPLHEMERIMIIKGLEATSGNRTQAAELLGISVRTLRNKLNEYRSLGLPVD; encoded by the coding sequence ATGTCGACCCGCCGCCTCCTCTTTCTTGCTCCGGCCCAGGCCATTACCGCTATTTTCCCGTCCTTGCGGGATGCCGGTTATGAACTGGGCATTGCCGAAAACCTCAAAGGGGCCTCGGTATTCATCCGCAAGTCCGGTCCCGGCGTGATTTTCGCGCGGCCCGCCCTACCCGGTTTCCGGGTGGAGGATCTCCTGGCCGTGAGCGCGGAGGATCCCAATTTTCCGCCGGTCATCGTCACCACTGACAAAGGCAGCCCGGAAGAAGCGGAACGCCTGCTCGGCCTGGGCGCGCGCGACTACTGGCTGGAGCCCCTGGATGTGGAGCGGATCATGGCCGTGGCCCGCGAACCGCGCAAGGCAGCGCCCGTGCCGCCTTCCAGCACGTTGGGCGGGCACAGGCCGCAGTATGCCGAGGGCCAGGGCGGCCCGCGCATCGTGGGGCGGCATCCGGCCATCGCCAGAGTGCTGCAGCTGGCCCGGCAGGTGGCGGCCTCCAAAGCCACGGTACTGATTACCGGCGAATCGGGCACGGGCAAGGAAATGTTCGCCCGCTACCTGCACGCCATGAGCAAACGGGCGCGCGGGCCTTTTGTGGCCGTGAACTGCGCGGCCCTGCCCGAACATCTGCTGGAAAGCGAATTGTTCGGCCATGAAAAGGGGGCTTTCACCGGGGCCATCGCCCGCAAGCTGGGCAAATTTGAACTGGCTACGGGCGGCACCCTGCTGCTGGACGAAATTTCAGAAATGGACATGGCCCTGCAGGCCAAATTGCTGCGCGTGCTTCAGGAAGGCGAGATTGACCGGGTGGGCGGCGCGGAAACCGTGCGGGTGGACGTGCGCGTGCTGGCCACCACCAACCGCGATCTGGAAGACTGGGTCAAACAGGGCAAATTCCGTCAGGATCTGTATTTCCGGCTCAATGTCATACCCCTGCGCCTGCCTTCCCTGCGCGAGCGCGGCGACGACGTACTGGAACTGGCCCGTTTTTTCGTGGACATGTATGTGCGCGAGTACAAGCTGCCGCCCGTGGCCCTCGGCGATGCCGCGGTGGCCTGGCTGAAACAGTATGATTTTCCCGGCAATGTGCGCGAATTGCAGAATCTCATGGAGCGCGCCGTGCTTTTGGCCAACGGCCGCCCGGTGGAGCCCTGCCATTTTCTGCTGGAAAACGAAGCCTGGCCTCTGTTTGAGGAAGACATTCCGGATGCCGGGGGAGAGGACTCCGGCGATGCTGCCGTAGCCGCTACGAGCGCCGCTTCGGGCCAGGCGCCGCCTGCGGGCGGGGCGACGCCGGAGGCGGCTACGGGGCAGTTCGCCGGGCCCGTGATTCCGCTGCATGAAATGGAGCGGATCATGATCATCAAGGGCCTGGAAGCCACTTCCGGCAACCGCACCCAGGCCGCCGAACTGCTAGGCATTTCCGTGCGCACCCTGCGCAACAAGCTCAACGAATACCGTTCCCTCGGCCTTCCTGTGGATTGA
- a CDS encoding FumA C-terminus/TtdB family hydratase beta subunit, translating into MSKIHHLASPFSEEVIRSLHAGDIVYFDGPLFGIRDLTQIHIFDHNNPPPVSLAGMPCIHTAPSLRKNGDKWEKICVGTTTSTRMERFTPGLIGRYGVRAIIGKGGLYQDSLEAMKKYGAVYLAIVGGAAALETEQIEEVEQVYFEELHPEALYRFRVKNFGPLTVAMDSHGVHLYERVNESIKEKLPGIYAKLGVL; encoded by the coding sequence ATGAGCAAAATCCACCATCTCGCGTCGCCTTTTTCCGAAGAGGTCATCCGGAGCCTGCACGCCGGGGACATCGTCTACTTTGACGGTCCGCTGTTCGGCATCCGCGATCTGACCCAGATCCATATTTTCGACCACAACAATCCCCCGCCGGTGAGCCTGGCGGGCATGCCCTGCATCCACACCGCGCCCAGCCTGCGCAAGAACGGCGACAAGTGGGAGAAAATCTGCGTGGGCACCACCACCAGCACGCGCATGGAGCGCTTCACGCCCGGACTCATCGGCCGGTACGGGGTGCGGGCCATCATCGGCAAGGGCGGCCTGTATCAGGACAGCCTGGAGGCCATGAAAAAATACGGCGCCGTGTACCTGGCCATTGTGGGCGGCGCGGCGGCCCTGGAAACCGAACAGATTGAAGAGGTGGAGCAGGTCTATTTCGAAGAGCTGCATCCCGAAGCCCTTTACCGCTTCCGGGTGAAAAACTTCGGACCACTGACCGTGGCCATGGACAGCCACGGCGTGCATCTCTACGAGCGGGTCAATGAAAGCATCAAGGAAAAACTGCCCGGCATATACGCCAAACTCGGCGTGTTGTAG
- the larB gene encoding nickel pincer cofactor biosynthesis protein LarB, with protein MQKSVIRDILAQVAAGGLDPDKALNQLSFSTARDTLHGLNLDPQRELRAGLGEVVFAQGKSEAVLLAAVEGLSRHGPVLVSRVAPEQAGLLSGRFPTGLHWPEARLFSLGGPENLQQRMTPPWPAKGDALVVSAGAADMAVALEAFGTLSFWGCDCGCVTDVGVAGLHRLSPHLEALHSARVIIAVAGMEGALPGVLAGLTPAPVLAVPTSVGYGVGTHGFAALSTMLCTCVPGVAVLNIDNGFGAAAFAAKLLEKSKKRYQPQQNDSNCPC; from the coding sequence ATGCAAAAAAGCGTCATTCGAGATATTCTGGCCCAGGTGGCCGCGGGCGGTCTTGATCCTGACAAGGCCTTGAATCAATTGAGTTTCTCAACCGCCAGAGATACCCTGCACGGCCTGAACCTGGACCCGCAGCGTGAACTGCGCGCCGGTCTGGGAGAAGTGGTTTTCGCTCAGGGCAAGAGCGAGGCGGTTCTGCTGGCCGCCGTGGAAGGCCTTTCCCGGCACGGGCCGGTGCTGGTCAGCCGCGTCGCGCCGGAACAGGCCGGACTTTTGAGCGGACGTTTCCCGACGGGCCTGCACTGGCCCGAAGCCCGCCTGTTTTCTCTGGGCGGTCCGGAAAATCTGCAACAGCGAATGACCCCGCCCTGGCCCGCAAAGGGCGACGCTCTGGTGGTTTCCGCCGGCGCGGCGGACATGGCCGTGGCTCTGGAGGCCTTCGGCACGCTGTCATTCTGGGGCTGCGACTGCGGCTGCGTCACGGATGTGGGCGTAGCCGGACTGCACCGCCTGAGCCCGCATCTGGAGGCTCTGCACAGCGCCAGGGTAATTATTGCCGTGGCCGGCATGGAAGGGGCCCTGCCCGGCGTTCTGGCGGGCCTCACACCCGCACCGGTGCTGGCCGTGCCCACCTCCGTGGGCTACGGCGTGGGCACGCACGGCTTCGCGGCCCTTTCCACCATGCTCTGCACCTGCGTGCCCGGCGTGGCTGTGCTCAATATCGACAACGGATTCGGCGCGGCGGCCTTCGCGGCCAAGCTGCTGGAAAAAAGTAAAAAACGGTACCAGCCGCAACAAAACGATTCAAACTGCCCGTGCTGA
- a CDS encoding UxaA family hydrolase, which translates to MGVDFVVHEKGDGVGVVVVEGLKKGQECTGWIMQEDELITFKILDDIPIGHKVALHNFAVNDTVIKYGTDIGKVVQPIKQGEHLHVHNVKTKRW; encoded by the coding sequence ATGGGCGTTGATTTTGTTGTTCACGAAAAAGGCGACGGCGTGGGCGTTGTGGTCGTGGAAGGCCTGAAAAAGGGGCAGGAATGCACCGGCTGGATCATGCAGGAGGACGAGTTGATCACCTTCAAGATCCTGGACGACATCCCCATCGGCCATAAGGTGGCCCTGCACAATTTCGCAGTCAACGACACGGTCATCAAATACGGCACGGACATCGGCAAGGTGGTGCAGCCCATCAAACAGGGCGAACACCTGCATGTGCACAACGTCAAAACCAAGAGGTGGTAG
- a CDS encoding succinate dehydrogenase: protein MMNTPELDYRKPMQWGEIDPYRRGRAHVGMWAWLLQRVSAVFIVLLLILHLCFTYKPYVQFLLLLAVTLHASLGIRVILLDFNLAKICSARRLVPWTLGLGLTAALIAWFAIY, encoded by the coding sequence ATGATGAATACGCCCGAACTTGACTACAGAAAACCCATGCAATGGGGAGAAATCGATCCGTACCGGCGCGGGCGCGCGCATGTGGGCATGTGGGCCTGGCTGCTGCAACGCGTCAGCGCCGTCTTTATCGTGCTGCTGCTGATCCTGCACCTCTGCTTCACCTACAAGCCCTATGTCCAGTTTCTTCTGCTGCTGGCCGTAACCCTGCACGCCTCGCTGGGCATCCGCGTCATCCTGCTGGACTTCAACCTCGCCAAGATATGTTCCGCGCGCCGCCTGGTGCCCTGGACGCTGGGCCTGGGGCTTACCGCCGCGCTGATCGCATGGTTCGCCATCTATTAA
- a CDS encoding 2Fe-2S iron-sulfur cluster-binding protein, whose translation MQSSSNTRTVRIFRYDPEKGGEGSFLSYTLDIPDPDTTTILDVLLRIQKEQDPSIAFRFACRVNMCGSCGMVINGREGLACKTNVCDLPAGQDITLRPLNHFPVIKDLVVDMGPFFAKYEDALPFFEPREKRDEPYVIKPDDQNRVDIGMATDCIACGCCVSSCTMVDSHEGYCGPAALNRAFTLLADERDALFEARLTKALDSCYNCRTEFNCTEVCPKSISGTRAIKYIQRLALKNLKAVKPLPPHPAELAGQEAAEKSAPAPAGQVETAAEARSGRTAENTRPCACYASDASRRSFLKGAGGLVGAGIVVSLGAVLGVSAVGPTLGNQPSQWVNAGPEKDFPVGGITSVTLHYKRSQAFHSEEKEVPVLVRRDSEQDFICFSSSCPHLGCAVSWDELSRRFKCACHGGAFDRDGKVIAGPPPSPLPRLPWKLENGILKVEVV comes from the coding sequence ATGCAATCTTCAAGCAATACGCGCACAGTAAGGATATTCCGCTATGACCCGGAAAAGGGCGGGGAAGGGAGTTTCCTGAGCTACACTCTGGATATACCCGATCCCGACACCACCACCATTCTGGACGTGCTGCTGCGCATTCAGAAAGAACAGGATCCGAGCATCGCCTTCCGTTTCGCCTGCCGCGTGAACATGTGCGGCTCCTGCGGCATGGTCATCAACGGGCGCGAGGGCCTGGCCTGCAAAACCAACGTCTGCGACCTGCCCGCCGGGCAGGACATCACCCTGCGGCCCCTGAACCATTTTCCCGTCATCAAGGATCTGGTGGTGGACATGGGACCGTTTTTCGCCAAGTACGAAGACGCCCTGCCCTTCTTCGAGCCCAGGGAAAAACGCGACGAGCCCTACGTCATCAAGCCGGACGACCAGAACCGTGTGGACATCGGCATGGCCACGGACTGCATCGCCTGCGGCTGCTGCGTGTCGAGCTGCACCATGGTGGACAGCCACGAGGGCTATTGCGGCCCGGCGGCCCTGAACCGCGCCTTCACCCTGCTGGCCGACGAACGCGACGCGCTCTTCGAGGCCCGCCTGACCAAGGCCCTGGACAGCTGCTACAACTGCCGCACCGAATTCAACTGCACGGAAGTCTGTCCCAAATCCATCAGCGGCACGCGGGCCATCAAGTACATCCAGCGCCTGGCCCTGAAAAACCTCAAGGCCGTCAAGCCCCTGCCGCCCCATCCCGCCGAGCTGGCCGGGCAAGAAGCGGCGGAAAAAAGCGCTCCGGCCCCGGCGGGCCAGGTGGAAACGGCAGCGGAAGCGCGGAGCGGCCGTACCGCTGAAAACACACGGCCCTGCGCCTGCTACGCGTCCGACGCCTCCCGCCGTTCCTTCCTCAAGGGCGCCGGCGGCCTGGTGGGCGCGGGCATCGTGGTTTCTCTGGGCGCGGTGCTGGGCGTCAGCGCCGTGGGCCCCACGCTGGGAAATCAGCCCAGCCAATGGGTGAACGCCGGGCCGGAAAAGGACTTCCCGGTGGGCGGCATCACCAGCGTGACCCTGCATTACAAACGCAGTCAGGCTTTCCACTCCGAGGAAAAGGAAGTGCCCGTGCTGGTGCGCCGCGATTCGGAACAGGATTTCATCTGTTTCAGCAGCAGTTGCCCGCATCTGGGCTGCGCCGTGAGCTGGGACGAGCTTTCCCGGCGCTTCAAGTGCGCCTGCCATGGCGGAGCGTTCGACCGGGACGGCAAGGTCATCGCCGGTCCGCCGCCGTCGCCTCTGCCTCGGCTGCCCTGGAAGCTGGAAAACGGCATTCTTAAGGTGGAGGTAGTCTAA
- a CDS encoding RraA family protein has protein sequence MSTIRYRILPHSERPSFSLPELFGDLAVADICDALGRNAALPSAIKPLGAARLLGTAYTVNLPAGENLLLYYAVDNALPGDVLAVACDAYEDRAVCGEIMAALARKRGLAGFVVDGAVRDADALRAMDFPVYARAVSPNGPYKDGCGEINAPIAMGNAVIRPGDILVGDGDGLVAISRDEAEAVAERARALRDEGLRKLAAIGKTGKLNFNWLYEKLAASSCAILD, from the coding sequence ATGAGCACTATACGTTACAGAATCCTGCCGCACAGTGAACGACCGTCCTTTTCCCTGCCGGAACTTTTCGGGGATCTGGCCGTGGCCGACATCTGCGACGCCCTGGGCCGCAACGCAGCCCTGCCCTCGGCCATCAAGCCCCTGGGCGCGGCGCGCCTGCTGGGCACGGCCTATACGGTCAATCTGCCCGCCGGTGAAAATCTGCTGCTCTATTACGCCGTGGACAACGCCCTCCCCGGCGACGTGCTGGCCGTGGCCTGCGACGCCTACGAGGACCGCGCCGTATGCGGCGAGATCATGGCCGCTCTGGCCCGCAAGCGGGGTCTGGCCGGTTTTGTGGTGGACGGGGCCGTGCGGGACGCGGACGCCCTGCGGGCCATGGATTTTCCGGTCTACGCCCGCGCCGTTTCTCCCAACGGTCCCTACAAGGACGGCTGCGGCGAGATCAATGCGCCTATCGCCATGGGCAACGCGGTCATCCGGCCGGGCGATATTCTGGTGGGCGACGGCGACGGCCTTGTGGCCATAAGCCGGGACGAGGCCGAAGCCGTGGCGGAGCGGGCCCGCGCCCTCAGGGACGAGGGCCTGCGCAAACTCGCGGCCATCGGAAAAACCGGCAAATTGAATTTCAACTGGCTGTATGAAAAGCTGGCGGCCAGCTCCTGCGCCATTCTTGACTGA
- a CDS encoding fumarate hydratase codes for MDTFDYAIVEEAAKQCYIKALCDLPPDVRAALKKAYDRETKPAARSVFEAMFKAIEIADSKKTLLCQDTGLPIYKVRIGSAYAWNGAKIKAALYEGAKRATQEFPFRSSSTHTITRVNPQTSVGPGLPVTYFDFDGDSANLDILMVPKGSGSENMSQMKMFYPQHGIKAVKKFILDAVIESGANPCPPGIIGVGLGGTADLVMKLAKDAIARPVGQRNPDPMLAEMEEELEEAINATGRGPMGLGGDVSCLAVHIESAYTHITQNPVAVNTQCWPARRARAVITPAGEVAYGY; via the coding sequence ATGGATACCTTTGATTACGCCATCGTGGAAGAAGCGGCCAAGCAATGCTACATCAAGGCGCTCTGCGACCTGCCGCCCGACGTGCGCGCGGCCCTGAAAAAGGCCTATGACAGGGAAACCAAGCCCGCTGCCCGCAGCGTTTTCGAGGCCATGTTCAAGGCCATTGAAATCGCGGACAGCAAGAAGACCCTGCTCTGCCAGGACACGGGCCTGCCCATCTACAAGGTGCGCATCGGTTCGGCCTACGCCTGGAACGGCGCGAAAATCAAGGCCGCCCTCTATGAAGGGGCCAAGCGCGCCACGCAGGAATTCCCCTTCCGCAGCAGCTCCACCCACACCATCACCCGGGTCAATCCCCAGACCTCGGTAGGGCCCGGCCTGCCCGTGACCTACTTCGACTTTGACGGGGACAGCGCGAATCTGGACATTCTGATGGTTCCCAAGGGCTCCGGCTCGGAGAACATGAGCCAGATGAAAATGTTCTACCCGCAGCACGGCATCAAGGCCGTGAAGAAATTCATTCTGGACGCGGTCATTGAAAGCGGCGCCAATCCCTGCCCTCCGGGCATCATCGGCGTGGGTCTGGGCGGCACCGCCGACCTGGTCATGAAACTGGCCAAAGACGCCATCGCCCGGCCCGTGGGCCAGCGCAACCCCGACCCCATGCTGGCCGAAATGGAAGAGGAGCTGGAAGAGGCCATCAACGCCACGGGGCGCGGCCCCATGGGTCTGGGCGGCGACGTGTCCTGTCTGGCCGTGCACATCGAGAGCGCCTACACCCACATCACCCAGAACCCCGTGGCCGTGAACACCCAGTGCTGGCCCGCGCGCCGGGCCCGCGCCGTCATCACGCCCGCCGGCGAAGTGGCCTACGGATATTAA
- a CDS encoding cytochrome b N-terminal domain-containing protein: MSFRNDIGWDKHLKPFLYKRLPDRTGWSAVLGTLCALTFIVLVVTGMILAFYYVPSPDKAWDSVQYISNDVPLGNILRGLHHWGAGLMVFLVFCHLMVTYMHGSYAKPRQLTWLTGVCLFLVTLGLGFTGYLLPWDMKAYWATVVGANIPNQYPGVGNYITRFILGGNDISGFTLSRFYSVHTLILPACLLLLMAVHIYLIRIHNISDPRERLAGEILPPSDGKPYRFYPEHINRTTLAFGLVFAGLLLLAHYAPPHMEARAGTFIPDYLPRPEWYYMWLFQLLTYFTGSWEMIGSLFLFGGGLVMLFGVPFFSESRLKGVGNRPVSLAVAVTFMVCIVYLTLMAYSEAAPYNKFLTLPDKPMSEQARRGMFLYAERECSYCHNIMGKGGHRTGPDMSNMVRKGRSEQYLADYIKNPLKVYSSSTMPAYDLTPEQLKDMAAFLLSLDFRGVKPVAKPVSEILGTKKSGQTGHAQQPDADAAAASGS; this comes from the coding sequence ATGAGCTTCCGGAACGACATCGGCTGGGACAAGCATCTCAAGCCCTTCCTGTACAAAAGGCTGCCGGACCGCACCGGCTGGAGCGCCGTGCTGGGCACGCTCTGCGCGCTGACCTTCATTGTCCTGGTGGTGACCGGCATGATTCTGGCCTTCTATTATGTGCCGTCGCCGGACAAGGCCTGGGATTCCGTGCAATACATCAGCAATGACGTGCCCCTGGGCAATATCCTGCGCGGGCTGCACCACTGGGGCGCGGGCCTGATGGTCTTTCTGGTCTTCTGTCATCTGATGGTGACCTATATGCACGGCTCCTACGCCAAGCCGCGCCAGCTTACCTGGCTCACCGGCGTCTGCCTCTTTCTGGTCACCCTGGGCCTGGGCTTCACCGGCTATCTGCTGCCCTGGGACATGAAAGCCTACTGGGCCACGGTGGTCGGGGCCAACATTCCCAACCAGTACCCCGGCGTGGGCAATTACATCACCCGCTTCATTCTGGGCGGCAACGACATCTCTGGCTTCACGCTCTCACGCTTCTATTCCGTGCATACCCTGATTCTGCCCGCCTGTCTGCTGCTGCTCATGGCCGTGCACATCTATCTGATTCGCATCCACAACATCTCGGACCCGCGCGAGCGCCTGGCAGGCGAGATTCTGCCGCCTTCCGACGGCAAGCCCTACCGCTTCTACCCCGAGCATATCAACCGCACCACCCTGGCCTTCGGCCTCGTCTTCGCGGGTCTGCTGCTGCTGGCCCACTACGCGCCGCCGCATATGGAAGCCAGGGCCGGCACCTTCATTCCCGACTATCTGCCCCGGCCCGAGTGGTACTATATGTGGCTCTTCCAGCTGCTGACCTACTTCACCGGCTCCTGGGAGATGATCGGCAGCCTCTTTCTTTTCGGCGGCGGCCTCGTCATGCTCTTCGGCGTGCCCTTTTTCAGCGAAAGCAGGCTCAAGGGCGTGGGCAACAGGCCCGTGTCCCTGGCCGTGGCCGTCACCTTTATGGTCTGCATCGTCTATCTCACGCTCATGGCCTACTCCGAGGCCGCTCCCTACAACAAGTTCCTGACGCTGCCGGACAAGCCCATGAGCGAACAGGCCCGGCGCGGCATGTTCCTCTATGCGGAGCGCGAATGCTCCTACTGCCACAACATCATGGGCAAGGGCGGCCACCGCACCGGGCCGGACATGAGCAACATGGTCAGAAAAGGCAGAAGCGAACAGTATCTGGCGGACTACATCAAAAATCCGCTCAAGGTCTACTCTTCGTCCACCATGCCGGCCTATGACCTGACGCCCGAACAGCTCAAGGACATGGCGGCCTTCCTGCTATCCCTGGATTTCAGGGGCGTGAAGCCCGTGGCGAAGCCGGTCAGCGAAATTCTCGGGACGAAAAAATCCGGGCAGACCGGGCACGCGCAGCAACCGGACGCCGACGCGGCTGCCGCGTCCGGCTCCTAA
- a CDS encoding UxaA family hydrolase encodes MNRKFWGYRRENGRVGIRNHVILLPLDDLSNAACQAVANNIKGTLALPHHYGRLQFGEDLDLHFRTLIGAGCNPNVAAVVVIGIEPVWTQQIVDGIAKTGKPVAGFSIEKNGDLNTIAAASRKAKEFLQQVTDYQRVECDIKELWVSTKCGESDTTSGIASNPTVGNAFDKLWEAGATTLFGETTEITGGEHLVAARCINEDVKKKFMYFFDRYAKVVDDHKTNDLCDSQPTKGNIEGGLTTIEEKALGNIQKIGRKAPVTGCLDKAESPTGPGLWFMDSSSAAAEMVTLAAASGFVVHFFPTGQGNVIGNPILPVIKLSANPRTVRTMSEHIDVDVTGLLQREYDLNAAGDKLLDMMIRTCNGRNTSAEALGHREFVMTRLYESA; translated from the coding sequence ATGAATAGGAAATTCTGGGGTTACAGAAGAGAAAACGGCCGTGTGGGCATCCGCAACCACGTCATTCTGCTGCCTCTGGACGATCTGTCCAACGCGGCCTGCCAGGCGGTGGCCAACAACATCAAGGGCACTCTGGCCCTGCCGCACCATTACGGCCGCCTGCAGTTCGGCGAAGATCTGGACCTGCATTTCAGAACCCTGATCGGCGCGGGCTGCAACCCCAATGTGGCCGCCGTGGTGGTCATCGGCATCGAGCCGGTCTGGACGCAGCAGATCGTGGACGGCATCGCCAAAACCGGCAAACCCGTGGCCGGATTCTCCATTGAAAAAAACGGCGACCTGAACACCATTGCCGCGGCTTCCCGCAAGGCCAAGGAATTCCTCCAGCAGGTCACCGATTACCAGCGCGTGGAATGCGACATCAAGGAACTCTGGGTCTCCACCAAGTGCGGCGAATCGGACACCACCTCGGGCATCGCCTCCAATCCCACGGTGGGCAACGCCTTTGACAAACTCTGGGAAGCCGGGGCCACCACCCTGTTCGGCGAAACCACGGAAATCACCGGCGGCGAGCATCTGGTGGCCGCGCGCTGCATCAACGAGGACGTGAAGAAAAAGTTCATGTACTTTTTCGACCGCTACGCCAAGGTGGTGGACGACCACAAAACCAACGACCTCTGCGACTCCCAGCCCACCAAGGGCAATATCGAGGGCGGGCTGACCACCATTGAGGAAAAGGCCCTGGGCAACATCCAGAAAATCGGCCGCAAAGCGCCGGTGACGGGCTGCCTGGACAAGGCCGAAAGCCCCACCGGGCCGGGCCTCTGGTTCATGGATTCCTCGTCCGCCGCGGCGGAAATGGTCACTCTGGCGGCGGCCTCCGGCTTTGTGGTCCACTTCTTCCCCACAGGCCAGGGCAACGTCATCGGCAATCCCATTCTGCCGGTCATCAAACTGTCGGCCAATCCGCGCACCGTGCGCACCATGAGCGAACACATCGACGTGGACGTGACCGGCCTGCTTCAGCGTGAATATGACCTGAACGCGGCGGGCGACAAACTGCTGGACATGATGATCCGCACCTGCAACGGCCGCAATACCAGCGCCGAAGCTCTGGGTCATCGCGAATTCGTCATGACGCGCCTGTACGAAAGCGCCTGA
- a CDS encoding sensor domain-containing diguanylate cyclase, whose product MKFRDKNQAVFLGIRVGFIFLITVIIIIFAAYYTLSQNFQTLLANYTIKLVQAMVAQGVDRVESELAIGRKEAAMSAAFFDTAGTPIPFFPGPDTVRMVYVTQTQTIASDGRKQVINDRPDIRAAFGGKIAVYGPYFNERHEFVICYSAPVIRNGKIRGALSIEKNGYTFCRLIESIRFINTGESYIINAEGTDIAVSDPRHMEWVTSQYNAKKILSGQEDAVTRSILELEQKGLDGEKGIGTYFWKNGLVYVIYEPIPSVGWVLFGGLREEELAAMTQSVFFTSISGGPTLKICLAVVLLLTVLIIYWIISSMKKSAEINKKLEIIANHDALTGLLNRRFIETGLAEVWKYPVRASGQAALFMLDIDNFKKYNDFYGHLKGDDCLRQIAATLKKAFDGYNSYVIRYGGEEFIAVVFLVERKLTLELGDKICRMVENEALPNADGGVVTVSVGMCHMPSTVDVSLTECIQIADKALYEAKKGGKNRAVMLDVPQQAHDAAPLQEFFGSTTIS is encoded by the coding sequence ATGAAATTCAGAGATAAAAATCAGGCTGTATTCCTGGGAATACGCGTTGGGTTTATTTTTCTGATTACAGTAATTATTATTATTTTTGCGGCATATTATACCTTATCTCAAAATTTTCAGACCCTTCTGGCTAATTATACAATTAAACTTGTGCAGGCGATGGTGGCGCAAGGTGTGGACAGGGTTGAGTCCGAATTGGCAATAGGACGCAAGGAAGCAGCAATGTCCGCCGCTTTTTTTGATACGGCCGGGACCCCGATTCCATTTTTCCCCGGACCGGATACAGTGCGCATGGTGTACGTTACGCAAACGCAAACCATCGCTTCTGATGGCCGAAAGCAAGTTATAAACGACCGCCCGGATATCCGTGCCGCCTTTGGCGGAAAAATCGCCGTTTATGGGCCGTATTTCAATGAGCGCCATGAATTTGTGATCTGCTATTCCGCGCCGGTGATACGCAATGGAAAAATCAGGGGCGCGCTGAGTATAGAAAAAAACGGTTATACGTTCTGCAGGCTGATTGAAAGTATCCGCTTCATCAATACGGGAGAATCCTATATTATCAATGCGGAGGGTACGGATATAGCGGTCAGTGACCCGCGACATATGGAATGGGTCACTTCACAATATAATGCAAAAAAAATACTCAGCGGGCAAGAGGATGCGGTAACGCGTTCCATTCTGGAACTGGAGCAAAAAGGCCTTGACGGCGAAAAGGGAATTGGAACGTATTTTTGGAAAAACGGCTTGGTCTATGTGATCTATGAACCGATTCCATCCGTAGGATGGGTGTTGTTCGGCGGTTTACGGGAAGAAGAACTTGCCGCCATGACGCAATCCGTTTTTTTTACGTCCATCTCCGGGGGGCCCACGTTAAAAATTTGCCTTGCCGTGGTGCTTCTGCTCACGGTATTGATTATCTACTGGATTATTTCCAGTATGAAAAAAAGCGCTGAAATCAATAAAAAACTGGAAATCATCGCCAATCATGACGCTCTCACCGGTTTGCTGAACCGCCGTTTCATTGAAACCGGTCTGGCCGAAGTCTGGAAGTACCCTGTCAGAGCCTCCGGGCAGGCGGCGCTTTTCATGCTCGATATTGATAACTTCAAAAAATATAATGACTTTTATGGACATCTGAAAGGTGATGACTGCCTGCGCCAGATAGCCGCTACGCTTAAAAAAGCTTTTGATGGCTATAACAGCTATGTCATACGCTATGGCGGCGAAGAATTTATTGCTGTCGTCTTTTTGGTTGAACGCAAGCTTACTTTGGAATTGGGCGATAAGATTTGCCGCATGGTGGAGAATGAAGCATTGCCGAACGCTGACGGCGGTGTGGTGACAGTCAGCGTCGGCATGTGTCATATGCCAAGTACGGTTGACGTTTCCCTCACTGAATGTATTCAGATTGCCGATAAGGCTTTATATGAGGCTAAAAAAGGCGGGAAAAACAGGGCCGTGATGTTGGATGTCCCGCAACAGGCTCACGACGCTGCTCCATTACAAGAGTTTTTCGGTTCCACAACAATTAGTTAA